One genomic segment of Chitinophaga sancti includes these proteins:
- the lgt gene encoding prolipoprotein diacylglyceryl transferase: protein MTYIKWNIDPVFFEIGGHSLRYYSLFFALGFILSFQTLRQIFISQGIPEKLLEQLSIYIIAGTLIGARLGHCLFYEAQYYLVHPLEIVLPFRWTSGRFTITGFQGLASHGGAIGIFTGLLLYARKYKLPFLWLLDKLCIVIPLCGACIRIGNFFNSEIIGKTSSVQWAIIFERVDQMPRHPAQLYEAICYLGLFLIFRFLLLNFHTQRRPGRLSGYFIISLFTIRFLMEFLKANQETFEDHLPLNMGQLLSIPFIMWGVYLVIRTGRLKNSSSSFIS, encoded by the coding sequence ATGACATATATAAAATGGAATATAGATCCGGTTTTTTTTGAGATTGGAGGCCATTCTTTACGTTATTACTCCCTTTTTTTTGCACTGGGCTTTATATTAAGCTTTCAGACACTTCGGCAGATATTTATAAGCCAAGGTATACCCGAAAAATTGCTGGAACAACTAAGCATTTATATAATAGCTGGGACACTCATAGGTGCAAGGCTGGGCCATTGTTTATTTTATGAAGCCCAATATTATCTGGTTCACCCACTTGAGATAGTACTTCCGTTCAGATGGACAAGTGGCAGATTCACAATAACCGGCTTTCAGGGACTTGCCAGTCATGGAGGTGCCATAGGAATTTTTACTGGGCTCTTATTATATGCGCGTAAATACAAGTTACCCTTTTTGTGGCTGCTGGATAAATTATGTATAGTTATTCCCTTATGCGGTGCCTGCATACGCATAGGCAACTTTTTTAACTCAGAGATCATAGGCAAAACGTCATCGGTGCAATGGGCAATTATATTTGAGAGGGTAGACCAGATGCCACGCCATCCGGCTCAACTATACGAAGCCATCTGCTATCTTGGTTTATTTCTAATATTTAGGTTTCTATTACTGAATTTTCACACTCAGCGAAGGCCAGGGCGGTTGTCCGGTTATTTTATCATTAGCCTTTTTACCATTCGCTTCCTGATGGAATTTCTTAAAGCGAACCAGGAAACTTTTGAGGATCATCTGCCCTTAAATATGGGGCAACTCTTAAGCATTCCGTTCATAATGTGGGGTGTTTATCTCGTGATTAGAACCGGGCGTTTAAAAAATAGCAGCAGCAGTTTCATCTCATAA
- a CDS encoding GTP-binding protein, producing the protein MKDVTTIKRLPVTVLSVFPGSGKTTLLSNILHNRDSLPISFVQKAFSGYPISLIKHKNYHRPEDLPD; encoded by the coding sequence ATGAAAGACGTTACTACAATCAAACGATTACCCGTTACTGTATTAAGTGTTTTTCCAGGAAGCGGTAAGACAACGTTATTAAGTAATATCCTGCACAACAGAGATTCCCTTCCAATATCATTCGTTCAAAAGGCATTTTCCGGGTATCCGATAAGCCTCATAAAGCACAAAAATTATCACAGGCCGGAGGATCTTCCAGATTAG
- a CDS encoding alkaline phosphatase, with product MKRREFFKNSSLSFLGGVFLPGSLQRSGNEGPLAYSYGKQAKNIIFMVSDGMSIGTLNMASLLSMRKFGRQCNWIKLYEQQKVVRALMDTASASSLITDSSAASSAWGGGVRVKNGVLNVSENGIHHQTILNKFKAAGKAVGCVTTVPITHATPAGFCISNSSRGDQAEIALQYLPLKFDIMMGGGLEFFSAEKRKDGRDVLSDFRSNGYKVLRNRTEMINLKEPTGTPVLGVFTENGLPFSLDLEQDKELQSSVPTLAEMTKQAIHHLDKNRNGFILQVEGGKVDWAAHANDAGALIYDQLAFDDAIGIAIAFAEKNNDTLVIITTDHGNSNPGLFYGDAANENFDKLQHFKYTNEWILSGVTNSFTPARLIERIEGAQGIVLSKEDAADLLTHFKDIDAPGLYNPRKLPFKQLAGLQSAHTSIGWGAMDHSADYVELAMFGPGSKSLKPFVRNTDLHQLMLHAAGLAG from the coding sequence ATGAAAAGAAGAGAATTCTTTAAAAATTCATCGTTAAGCTTTTTAGGCGGGGTTTTTCTGCCAGGTAGCTTACAGCGTTCAGGAAATGAAGGTCCGCTGGCGTATTCCTATGGCAAGCAGGCAAAGAATATCATTTTTATGGTTAGTGATGGGATGAGTATTGGTACGCTAAACATGGCTAGTCTGCTTTCGATGCGTAAGTTTGGTCGTCAATGTAACTGGATAAAATTGTATGAGCAACAGAAAGTGGTAAGAGCCTTGATGGATACAGCCTCTGCTAGTTCCTTAATCACCGATTCATCTGCCGCTAGTTCTGCCTGGGGGGGAGGAGTGAGGGTGAAAAATGGTGTCTTAAACGTGAGTGAGAATGGTATACATCATCAGACGATTCTGAACAAGTTTAAAGCTGCGGGAAAAGCAGTTGGCTGTGTTACTACGGTTCCGATCACGCACGCAACACCAGCTGGGTTTTGTATTAGCAATAGCAGTCGTGGTGATCAGGCAGAGATAGCCTTGCAATATCTTCCACTGAAGTTTGACATTATGATGGGAGGTGGTCTGGAATTTTTCTCCGCTGAAAAGCGCAAAGACGGTAGAGATGTATTAAGTGACTTCAGATCGAATGGTTATAAAGTATTGCGCAACCGTACGGAAATGATAAATCTAAAAGAACCAACAGGTACGCCAGTACTCGGTGTTTTTACTGAAAATGGATTACCATTTTCCCTGGATCTTGAGCAGGATAAAGAGTTGCAGTCATCAGTGCCAACACTTGCCGAAATGACCAAACAGGCTATTCATCATTTAGATAAGAATCGCAATGGATTTATATTACAGGTAGAAGGAGGAAAGGTTGACTGGGCTGCCCATGCCAACGATGCAGGAGCACTCATCTATGATCAGTTGGCATTTGATGATGCAATTGGTATTGCAATAGCGTTTGCTGAAAAGAACAACGATACACTGGTTATTATAACAACGGATCATGGTAATTCAAATCCGGGATTATTTTATGGTGATGCAGCTAACGAGAATTTTGATAAGTTGCAACATTTTAAATATACTAATGAATGGATACTTTCAGGTGTCACTAATTCGTTTACACCTGCCCGATTAATAGAACGTATTGAGGGAGCGCAGGGCATTGTGCTTTCAAAAGAAGATGCAGCAGATCTTTTGACGCATTTCAAAGATATTGATGCTCCGGGTCTTTATAATCCACGTAAGCTTCCATTTAAACAACTGGCTGGATTACAAAGTGCCCATACTTCCATAGGGTGGGGGGCAATGGATCATTCTGCAGACTATGTGGAATTAGCTATGTTTGGACCTGGCAGTAAGTCACTGAAGCCTTTTGTAAGGAATACTGATTTACACCAGCTCATGCTCCATGCTGCGGGGTTAGCGGGATGA
- a CDS encoding MerC domain-containing protein, translating to MKTVYRIKLDAIGIGASFACAVHCVLLPLITTTFTLFGIEVIENIYLEILTIIVSMSVGGWAIYKGYKKHHHRLSLVLFFSAGLCLMIAGNMVSSAPLEIIFKLIGSISIIGAHVGNWRSCNACNNYSINIK from the coding sequence ATGAAAACGGTTTATCGTATTAAGTTAGATGCCATTGGCATAGGAGCGTCATTTGCCTGTGCTGTACACTGCGTTTTATTGCCGCTGATAACTACTACGTTCACTTTATTTGGTATTGAGGTGATTGAGAATATCTATTTGGAAATACTTACCATAATAGTATCAATGAGTGTTGGCGGATGGGCTATTTATAAAGGATATAAAAAGCATCATCACCGTTTGTCTCTTGTATTGTTTTTTTCAGCAGGATTGTGTTTGATGATTGCTGGTAACATGGTATCCTCAGCACCGCTTGAAATAATCTTTAAACTAATTGGAAGCATTTCTATTATCGGGGCACATGTTGGGAACTGGCGCTCTTGTAATGCCTGCAATAATTACTCCATCAACATAAAATAG
- a CDS encoding IS30 family transposase yields MKSINLFSFDLKAQARKKMMIEKFSPELISAQWRKDGTPGVSHETIYKWVWQCKFGNRRDDIQDKRLYLHLKHARRRRKRGNYKDNRGLISHRVSIEKRPKIVNKRKRLGDMEVDLIIGKNHQSGLLVTLDRASLITTIDKINSKKPKNIKRLLMKRLSGNKFIKTITFDNDQALSLHHEIAAELGVKTYFTRPYTSQDKGSIENRNGVIRRFYPKKDGLL; encoded by the coding sequence ATGAAAAGCATAAACTTATTTTCATTTGATCTGAAAGCACAAGCCCGCAAAAAGATGATGATAGAAAAATTTAGTCCTGAGTTAATCTCAGCTCAGTGGCGCAAGGACGGGACTCCGGGTGTAAGTCATGAGACAATTTATAAATGGGTATGGCAGTGTAAATTTGGCAACCGAAGAGATGATATACAGGACAAACGACTTTATTTGCATCTGAAGCATGCCCGTAGGAGACGTAAGCGGGGCAATTATAAAGATAATAGAGGATTAATATCCCACCGCGTTTCTATTGAAAAGCGGCCTAAAATAGTAAATAAACGGAAGCGGTTGGGTGATATGGAGGTCGATTTAATTATTGGTAAAAATCATCAGTCAGGCCTTCTGGTAACCCTTGACAGGGCAAGCTTGATAACGACTATTGATAAAATAAACTCTAAAAAGCCAAAAAATATAAAAAGACTCTTGATGAAAAGACTGTCAGGTAATAAATTCATAAAGACTATTACATTTGACAATGACCAGGCATTAAGCCTTCATCACGAAATCGCAGCTGAACTTGGAGTAAAGACTTATTTTACCAGACCCTATACTTCTCAGGACAAGGGTAGTATTGAAAACAGAAATGGCGTCATAAGGCGATTTTACCCAAAAAAAGACGGACTTCTGTGA
- a CDS encoding nuclear transport factor 2 family protein, which produces METQQVADRFNELAQAGLFEEILLELFSSDAKSIEPAHAPFQSVQGLDNIIAKGKQFHDLIEEMHGSYTNTPIVAGNFFACTMGMDVSLKGVGRQKFDEVAVYEVKDGKIISEQFFF; this is translated from the coding sequence ATGGAAACACAACAGGTAGCAGATCGTTTTAATGAGCTGGCACAGGCCGGTCTTTTCGAGGAAATTCTCCTGGAATTGTTTAGTAGTGATGCGAAAAGTATTGAGCCTGCTCATGCACCTTTTCAAAGTGTACAGGGGCTCGATAATATTATTGCAAAAGGCAAACAGTTTCATGATTTGATTGAAGAAATGCACGGATCTTATACAAATACCCCTATTGTCGCTGGCAACTTCTTTGCTTGTACAATGGGAATGGATGTTTCCTTAAAAGGAGTAGGCAGGCAGAAATTTGATGAAGTGGCTGTGTACGAGGTCAAAGATGGAAAAATAATTTCGGAACAATTTTTCTTTTAA
- a CDS encoding AraC family transcriptional regulator encodes MILRQITPKPELTKFIDNFWVFENDVGLPTEDSRVIAPNGKAKFIYTYLNGLSTIDCGIQTDHKEQDIFFIGIWNKPVTLVSKNSITGTVGIELTANGLHRFTQLSAAEIVNKIYSFTDIYGAAGRELLERLANTGKLDDKIEVLQNFLIRIIRMIDRNNLLIDHSVQLIKNTSGLLTINQLVKRMGYSRRYLDMLFKDHLGISPKTYAGLIRFQEFYTRWANTDDKKFYQEDIYEMYYDQAQFIKEFKKYTGYSPRNYAQMKNDFGKIFYKK; translated from the coding sequence ATGATACTTAGGCAAATAACTCCAAAACCTGAACTTACGAAATTTATTGACAACTTTTGGGTATTTGAGAATGATGTTGGTTTACCCACAGAAGATAGCAGGGTAATTGCCCCAAATGGGAAAGCTAAGTTCATATACACCTATTTAAATGGATTATCTACCATAGATTGTGGTATTCAAACTGACCACAAAGAACAGGATATTTTTTTTATTGGTATTTGGAACAAACCTGTTACGCTTGTTTCGAAAAACAGCATAACTGGTACTGTCGGTATTGAACTTACAGCAAACGGGTTGCATCGTTTTACGCAATTATCAGCAGCTGAAATCGTGAATAAAATTTACAGTTTTACAGATATCTACGGCGCGGCAGGCAGGGAGCTGTTAGAAAGACTGGCTAATACCGGCAAACTTGACGATAAAATTGAAGTACTTCAAAATTTTCTTATACGGATAATAAGAATGATAGACAGGAATAATCTGTTGATCGATCATTCCGTTCAGTTAATCAAAAACACTTCAGGATTATTGACCATAAATCAACTTGTTAAAAGAATGGGATACTCAAGGCGATATCTCGATATGCTTTTTAAAGATCACCTGGGTATTTCGCCAAAAACCTATGCTGGCCTTATTCGGTTTCAGGAATTTTATACACGCTGGGCCAATACCGATGACAAAAAATTTTATCAGGAAGATATTTACGAGATGTATTACGATCAGGCTCAATTTATAAAGGAATTTAAAAAATATACCGGTTATTCCCCCCGTAACTATGCACAAATGAAAAATGATTTCGGAAAAATCTTCTATAAAAAATAG
- a CDS encoding TlpA disulfide reductase family protein: MKYFLFILFSFLSLALHAQSNPKDSLFIAKCTALLTLEPPQRDIAILNEVRTYTKNGDEPSLLNAATVLFYMGMPVASDSIYMVAAKKYPKGAAARTVAFSKIIKMEENSSKVEAAYYKWLKEFPDKGDNKDLYENARAHIATIYAKERNYTQTQKWLSAVKDTMLIANTDATIAGLALSAKDTVQATKSMEAGMEKISLLTDSMFNNYRLNYKMKYADFLYQLKRYDQSLKVITDVYNHTDDKSPELERLYANILVENNKSKEAMVVLSGLLKKGKGDEKLLHDLKNAYQQVNGSVTGYDAYLQPLIDTMKVKVREGLDLKMLDEKAPWFSLRVLDGDTISLEKLKGKTVILDFWATWCGPCKASFPAMKTTLKKYAADSNVVFLFIDCMERVKDPTGMIRSFLSKNEYPFTVLLDSESIVADHYGVKGIPNKIIIDKNGVIRFRMVGYEEGIDAAVERLSAMIDEVRKVKY; encoded by the coding sequence ATGAAATATTTTCTATTCATACTCTTTTCTTTTCTTTCCCTGGCGTTGCATGCCCAATCTAATCCAAAAGATAGCCTGTTCATTGCGAAGTGTACGGCACTGTTGACGCTCGAGCCCCCACAAAGGGATATAGCCATCCTCAATGAAGTCCGTACTTATACAAAAAACGGTGATGAGCCAAGTCTTTTAAACGCAGCCACCGTACTTTTTTATATGGGCATGCCTGTTGCGAGCGATTCTATTTATATGGTTGCTGCCAAAAAATACCCAAAGGGTGCTGCAGCCCGAACCGTAGCGTTTAGCAAGATTATAAAAATGGAAGAGAATAGCAGTAAGGTGGAAGCTGCCTACTATAAATGGTTAAAGGAATTTCCCGATAAAGGAGATAATAAGGATTTGTATGAAAACGCCCGGGCGCACATTGCTACTATCTATGCAAAGGAGCGTAACTATACACAAACACAGAAATGGCTGTCCGCTGTGAAGGATACCATGTTGATAGCCAACACAGATGCAACCATCGCCGGGCTTGCGCTGAGTGCAAAAGATACCGTACAGGCCACAAAGTCAATGGAGGCAGGGATGGAAAAGATCAGTTTACTAACCGATAGTATGTTCAACAACTACCGGCTTAACTATAAGATGAAGTATGCAGATTTTTTATATCAGCTGAAACGTTATGATCAGTCACTCAAAGTAATTACGGATGTTTATAACCATACAGATGATAAATCTCCTGAACTGGAGCGGTTATATGCAAATATATTAGTGGAAAATAACAAGAGCAAAGAAGCAATGGTTGTATTATCCGGTTTACTGAAAAAAGGAAAGGGAGATGAAAAGTTGCTGCATGATCTGAAAAATGCCTACCAACAGGTGAATGGAAGTGTAACAGGATACGACGCTTATCTTCAGCCGCTGATTGACACCATGAAAGTGAAGGTGAGAGAGGGGCTTGACCTGAAAATGCTGGATGAAAAAGCCCCTTGGTTCTCATTACGTGTATTGGACGGAGATACGATTTCTTTGGAAAAGCTGAAAGGTAAAACGGTTATTCTTGACTTCTGGGCTACCTGGTGTGGCCCATGTAAGGCCTCTTTCCCTGCTATGAAGACTACCCTTAAAAAGTATGCAGCTGATTCGAATGTCGTATTTTTATTTATTGACTGCATGGAACGTGTAAAAGACCCGACAGGTATGATCAGGAGCTTTCTCTCAAAGAATGAGTATCCTTTTACCGTACTGCTGGATAGCGAATCAATTGTGGCCGATCATTATGGTGTGAAAGGTATTCCTAATAAAATCATCATTGATAAAAACGGGGTGATCCGTTTTCGGATGGTAGGATATGAAGAAGGAATTGATGCTGCTGTAGAAAGGTTATCTGCAATGATTGACGAGGTGAGAAAAGTTAAATATTAA
- a CDS encoding RagB/SusD family nutrient uptake outer membrane protein, translating into MNYIINKKIIALIISLLVITSCSNRFLEVEPKGSLIAQSLSDYDLLLNNLYVIYINSNAQVPMGDEVAAMEPYFTQANYRTQRLFRWDDVIYERNDDAPEFTITMQNVYEFNKIINEVDNATDGTTIQKASLKAEAQAGRAWTYFLMINYFGLPYSANSATDLGFPIITTSDITQTAFKRATVKEVYDFIINDLTAAIPNLPAQTTSRLRMSKAAAEGILGKVYVFMGNYQNGLTWLNAAINDMSNSKIPVGLYDLQTATADDGVYGGTAVPPMTANIEDLLVKRSTSYWSYINNELVLTPAAAALFDASDFRLKFYTDKTYGGSSYPVSGVLRKNRFSAFDFGVVVPDLYLLRAECACRLDDLVGAQTDVETLRQKRLPINDAGVPDSVSGNKIKLLNFILDERTREFAVTGTRWFDMRRLSTDPLFSSKSYVHTIYNEDGSSTQISLRPERLVLRFPQKIVEQSTGLVNNP; encoded by the coding sequence ATGAACTATATTATAAATAAAAAGATTATAGCTTTAATTATTTCACTGCTGGTCATTACTTCCTGTTCCAACCGCTTCCTGGAAGTGGAGCCAAAGGGATCATTGATCGCGCAGTCGCTGAGTGACTACGATCTTTTACTGAACAATCTATATGTAATCTACATTAATAGTAATGCGCAGGTACCGATGGGTGATGAAGTAGCTGCCATGGAGCCCTACTTTACACAGGCCAACTATCGCACACAAAGGTTATTCCGGTGGGATGACGTGATCTATGAGCGTAATGACGATGCGCCTGAGTTCACGATTACCATGCAGAATGTTTATGAATTCAATAAGATCATTAATGAGGTAGATAATGCGACAGATGGCACCACTATCCAGAAGGCATCTTTAAAAGCCGAGGCACAGGCCGGCAGGGCATGGACCTACTTTTTAATGATCAACTACTTCGGATTGCCCTATAGTGCTAATTCAGCAACCGATTTAGGTTTTCCAATTATCACCACATCAGATATCACCCAGACAGCATTCAAGAGAGCCACGGTCAAAGAAGTATATGATTTTATCATCAATGACCTGACTGCTGCCATACCGAATCTTCCTGCACAAACTACTTCGAGATTAAGAATGTCTAAGGCTGCAGCTGAAGGTATTCTGGGTAAGGTATACGTCTTTATGGGCAACTACCAGAATGGCCTGACCTGGCTCAATGCCGCGATCAACGACATGAGCAATTCGAAAATTCCGGTAGGACTATATGATCTGCAAACTGCTACAGCGGATGATGGTGTGTATGGCGGTACAGCTGTGCCTCCTATGACAGCGAATATCGAAGATCTGCTGGTTAAGCGGTCTACCAGTTACTGGTCATACATCAATAACGAATTGGTATTAACACCGGCTGCTGCAGCCCTGTTTGACGCCTCGGACTTCCGGCTGAAATTCTATACAGATAAAACCTATGGCGGCTCCTCTTACCCCGTCAGCGGCGTCTTGAGAAAAAACCGTTTCTCCGCGTTTGATTTCGGAGTTGTAGTACCTGATTTATACTTATTACGTGCAGAATGTGCATGCCGGCTCGATGACCTGGTGGGTGCTCAAACAGACGTAGAGACATTACGGCAAAAACGGCTGCCGATCAATGACGCCGGAGTTCCTGATAGCGTATCAGGAAATAAAATAAAACTGTTGAATTTTATCCTGGACGAAAGAACCAGGGAATTTGCGGTAACAGGAACACGTTGGTTTGACATGAGACGACTTTCAACAGATCCTCTTTTTAGCAGCAAATCATATGTACATACCATTTATAACGAAGATGGTTCCTCCACACAAATTTCACTCAGACCCGAACGGCTGGTGCTACGGTTTCCACAAAAGATTGTAGAACAAAGTACCGGTCTTGTCAATAATCCATAA